From Bacillus sp. Bos-x628, the proteins below share one genomic window:
- the fliH gene encoding flagellar assembly protein FliH, with protein sequence MSRIIKHETSVIPEQGRQTIPLQQVEFKRGHHGKDPVNETQPTLDDAEAQASRILEEANRKLEQTMVEIKQRRADFEAERLQLVEEAKQAGYQEGFQKGEADAKVQYQSMLDQGNNIVRLAKQDYEAKIESSAEKIVELAFQLAKRVWYATEDSKDQFFALVKQVMSEVKEYDDISIYVDPDNYEHVMNHKDELIRILQKDTHLAIYADEKAPKGTCYVETSFGKVEASVDTQMNQLKEKLLEVIDSGDHK encoded by the coding sequence TTGTCTAGGATTATCAAACATGAAACATCTGTTATTCCTGAGCAAGGCCGGCAAACAATTCCTTTGCAGCAAGTGGAGTTTAAACGAGGACATCACGGAAAAGATCCGGTCAACGAAACGCAACCGACTCTAGATGATGCTGAAGCTCAAGCGAGCCGTATTTTAGAAGAAGCAAACAGAAAATTAGAACAGACAATGGTCGAAATCAAACAGCGTCGAGCCGACTTTGAAGCTGAAAGATTACAGTTAGTTGAAGAAGCAAAACAAGCAGGTTATCAAGAAGGCTTTCAAAAGGGAGAAGCAGATGCCAAAGTGCAGTACCAATCTATGCTTGATCAAGGAAATAACATTGTCAGGCTTGCTAAACAAGATTACGAAGCAAAAATTGAAAGCTCTGCTGAAAAAATTGTTGAACTCGCCTTCCAACTCGCCAAACGAGTCTGGTATGCAACTGAGGACAGCAAAGATCAATTTTTTGCCCTCGTGAAGCAGGTGATGTCAGAAGTGAAAGAATATGACGACATTTCTATCTATGTAGACCCTGATAATTATGAACATGTTATGAATCATAAAGATGAATTGATCAGAATTCTTCAAAAGGATACACACCTCGCCATTTACGCGGATGAAAAAGCGCCAAAGGGAACTTGTTATGTAGAAACAAGCTTTGGAAAAGTTGAAGCGAGTGTCGATACACAAATGAATCAGTTGAAAGAAAAATTATTAGAAGTCATTGATTCAGGTGACCACAAATGA
- the fliG gene encoding flagellar motor switch protein FliG: MSRKDTNRLTGRQKAAILMISLGLDVSASVYKHLSEDEIEKLTLEISNIRSVDTGKKDEVIEEFHNIAIAQDYISQGGLMYARQVLEKALGEDKADSILNRLTSSLQVKPFDFARKADPEQILNFIQQEHPQTIALILSYLDPVQAGQILSELDEEVQTEVARRIALMDRTSPEIINEVERILEQKLSSTFTQDYTQTGGVEAVVEVLNGVDRATEKTILDTLEIQDPELADEIKKRMFVFEDIVTLDSRAIQRVIRDVENDDLLLALKVASEEVKEIVFSNMSQRMVETFKEEMEFMGPVRLRDVEEAQTRIVSIVRRLEEAGEIVIARGGGDDIIV; the protein is encoded by the coding sequence ATGTCGAGAAAAGATACAAATCGACTAACAGGCAGACAAAAAGCAGCAATCCTAATGATTTCCTTAGGGCTAGACGTGTCAGCATCTGTATACAAACATCTGTCTGAAGACGAAATAGAAAAGTTAACATTAGAAATTTCCAATATACGAAGTGTAGATACTGGTAAAAAAGATGAGGTCATCGAAGAATTTCACAATATTGCCATCGCACAGGACTATATATCTCAAGGCGGTCTCATGTATGCAAGACAAGTACTTGAAAAAGCGCTTGGTGAGGACAAAGCGGATAGTATCTTAAACCGATTGACATCCTCTCTTCAAGTAAAGCCATTTGATTTTGCACGAAAGGCTGACCCAGAGCAAATCTTAAACTTTATACAGCAGGAGCATCCACAAACCATTGCGCTCATTCTTTCTTACTTAGATCCAGTTCAGGCTGGGCAAATCCTTTCTGAATTAGATGAGGAAGTTCAAACAGAGGTTGCGAGAAGAATTGCCTTAATGGATCGAACGTCCCCAGAGATCATCAATGAAGTGGAACGTATCCTTGAACAAAAACTTTCTTCAACTTTTACGCAAGACTACACGCAAACAGGTGGAGTCGAAGCCGTTGTTGAGGTGTTAAATGGTGTAGATCGTGCAACAGAGAAAACCATTTTAGACACACTTGAAATTCAAGATCCTGAACTTGCTGATGAAATCAAGAAACGTATGTTTGTCTTTGAAGACATTGTCACCCTTGATAGCAGAGCGATTCAGCGCGTGATCAGAGATGTTGAAAATGATGACTTGTTACTTGCTCTCAAAGTGGCAAGTGAAGAAGTGAAAGAAATTGTCTTCAGCAATATGTCTCAACGAATGGTCGAAACGTTCAAAGAAGAAATGGAGTTTATGGGACCTGTTCGGCTTAGAGATGTGGAGGAAGCACAAACACGTATTGTCAGCATTGTAAGAAGACTTGAAGAAGCTGGAGAGATCGTCATAGCTCGAGGTGGAGGAGACGATATCATTGTCTAG
- the fliF gene encoding flagellar basal-body MS-ring/collar protein FliF: MNRTLKQLRTKTVEFWRNRSKLQKILMIGGVAALAIIITVVSIFASSEKMVPLFRDLSAEEAGQIKQELDGKNVKSELANNGTTILVPEKQADSLKVTLAAEGLPKTGSIDYSFFANNSGFGLTDNEFDVLKVDATQTELTNLINTIDGIKDSKVMINLPKDSVFVGEEQSNASASIVLQVQPGYTLTQQQVKGLYHLISKSVPNLKTENIVIMDQDSKYYDLNSSSDSYASGMDAQQQKKEEIEKNLQRKIQQLLGTMMGQDKVAVSVTTDIDFTEEKRKEDLVEPVDKENMQGIAVSAEKIAETYSGNGAAAGGTAGTGDDDVTNYQGADGANGSGDYEKSENRINYEVNRIHKDIKESPYKIRDIGIQALVEPPTANDANSLTSERQDDIKKILSTIISTSIDKEYTNGQALTQDDLDNKIVLSVSKLDGKQQTEAYNPSNNIPFWIYIVGGVLLLAIIALIILLVRKRRKEDDEFDLDERTPIHVPDIDTEPETEEMVRKHQLEKMAKEKPEDFAKLLRSWLSED; the protein is encoded by the coding sequence ATGAATCGTACTTTAAAGCAATTAAGAACAAAAACAGTTGAGTTTTGGCGAAATCGATCAAAATTACAAAAAATACTCATGATTGGCGGCGTTGCTGCCCTAGCAATCATTATTACGGTTGTTAGCATCTTTGCTTCTTCTGAAAAAATGGTTCCATTGTTTAGAGATTTGTCTGCTGAAGAAGCAGGGCAAATTAAACAGGAGCTTGATGGCAAAAACGTGAAATCGGAACTTGCAAACAATGGAACAACAATTCTAGTTCCAGAGAAGCAAGCAGACTCTTTAAAAGTGACACTTGCAGCAGAAGGGCTTCCTAAGACAGGAAGTATCGATTATTCCTTCTTTGCAAACAATTCGGGCTTCGGTTTAACAGATAATGAATTTGATGTTCTGAAAGTAGACGCGACTCAAACAGAACTAACCAATCTGATCAACACGATTGATGGGATTAAAGATTCAAAGGTGATGATTAACCTGCCAAAAGATTCCGTTTTTGTTGGAGAAGAGCAAAGTAATGCATCAGCATCAATTGTGTTGCAAGTTCAGCCTGGCTACACGCTTACTCAGCAACAAGTAAAAGGCCTTTATCATCTTATTTCAAAAAGTGTACCAAATTTAAAAACAGAAAACATTGTCATTATGGACCAAGATTCAAAATACTACGACTTAAACAGCAGTTCCGATTCCTATGCAAGTGGAATGGATGCACAGCAGCAGAAAAAAGAAGAGATTGAAAAAAATCTTCAAAGGAAAATTCAACAACTACTAGGAACAATGATGGGTCAAGATAAAGTAGCCGTATCGGTCACAACGGACATTGACTTTACTGAAGAAAAAAGAAAAGAAGACCTTGTAGAACCTGTTGATAAAGAAAACATGCAAGGTATCGCTGTCAGTGCTGAAAAGATTGCTGAAACATATTCAGGCAATGGGGCAGCAGCTGGAGGGACAGCTGGAACAGGCGATGATGATGTCACAAATTATCAAGGTGCTGATGGAGCAAATGGAAGCGGAGATTACGAAAAGAGCGAAAATCGTATCAATTATGAAGTAAATCGCATTCATAAAGATATTAAAGAAAGTCCTTATAAAATAAGAGATATTGGCATTCAAGCATTGGTTGAACCGCCAACAGCAAATGATGCCAACTCTTTAACATCTGAAAGACAAGATGATATTAAAAAAATCCTTTCAACGATCATTAGTACATCAATTGACAAAGAATACACAAATGGTCAAGCGCTCACTCAAGATGATTTAGATAACAAAATCGTTTTATCCGTATCAAAATTAGATGGTAAACAGCAAACAGAAGCCTATAACCCGTCAAACAATATTCCGTTCTGGATTTATATTGTAGGCGGTGTGCTACTACTTGCAATCATCGCTCTCATTATTCTTCTTGTGCGTAAACGCAGAAAAGAAGACGACGAATTTGATCTTGATGAACGTACACCCATTCATGTTCCTGATATCGATACTGAACCAGAAACAGAAGAAATGGTGAGAAAACATCAGCTTGAAAAAATGGCAAAAGAAAAACCAGAAGACTTTGCTAAATTGCTACGCAGCTGGCTGTCCGAGGATTAG
- the fliE gene encoding flagellar hook-basal body complex protein FliE, producing MVNAISPFQLQTTQQASELTNASPLQATAPKSQTNFSDVLKNSIEALNQSQLKSDQYTNALAQGKDVNLDEVMIAAQKASVTLTAATEFRNKAVEAYQEIMRMQM from the coding sequence TTGGTGAATGCAATATCTCCTTTCCAGCTTCAAACCACTCAGCAAGCAAGTGAATTGACAAATGCATCGCCCCTGCAGGCGACCGCACCTAAAAGTCAAACAAACTTCTCTGATGTGCTGAAGAATTCCATTGAGGCATTAAATCAATCACAGTTGAAATCAGATCAGTATACAAATGCACTTGCACAAGGGAAAGACGTTAATCTCGATGAAGTCATGATTGCTGCACAAAAAGCGAGTGTGACACTCACAGCTGCGACGGAGTTTCGGAATAAAGCAGTCGAAGCGTACCAAGAGATTATGAGAATGCAGATGTAG
- the flgC gene encoding flagellar basal body rod protein FlgC: MSIFSGVNASASALTAQRLRMDVVSSNLANMDTTRAKQIDGKWEPYRRKLVTLQPSGESFSSILNSSMKSSGRLGNGVKVSKITEDETPFNLQYDPTNPDANENGYVQTPNVDPLKEMVDLISSSRSYEANVTALNANKSMLMKALEIGK, from the coding sequence ATGTCGATTTTTTCAGGCGTTAACGCTTCGGCCTCAGCATTAACAGCACAGAGACTCAGAATGGATGTTGTGTCTTCCAACCTTGCAAACATGGATACAACAAGAGCTAAACAGATTGATGGCAAGTGGGAGCCTTATAGACGCAAACTTGTCACATTACAGCCGTCAGGTGAATCATTTTCATCTATTTTGAACTCAAGTATGAAATCAAGCGGCAGATTAGGAAATGGCGTCAAAGTATCAAAAATTACAGAAGACGAAACTCCATTCAACCTTCAATATGATCCTACAAATCCCGACGCCAATGAAAATGGATATGTTCAAACACCAAATGTTGATCCATTAAAGGAAATGGTTGACCTCATCAGCAGTTCAAGATCATACGAAGCGAACGTGACTGCACTAAATGCGAATAAAAGCATGCTGATGAAAGCTTTAGAAATAGGAAAGTAA
- the flgB gene encoding flagellar basal body rod protein FlgB, whose product MDIFSGTISNLENALGRANIKQKVISNNIANIDTPNYKSKNIVFHDMLNDASIKLNAKKTYQGHIDFSETGSNYSVVSSNRTSYQENGNNVDIDQEMSELAKNQIQYNALVERMSGKFNSLKTVLTGGK is encoded by the coding sequence TTGGATATATTTTCTGGAACGATAAGCAACCTTGAGAATGCCTTAGGTAGAGCAAATATTAAGCAAAAAGTCATAAGTAACAATATCGCGAATATAGACACACCGAACTATAAGTCAAAAAATATCGTGTTTCATGATATGCTAAATGATGCATCAATTAAATTAAATGCTAAAAAAACATACCAAGGACACATTGATTTTTCTGAAACAGGGTCTAATTATTCAGTCGTCTCAAGTAATCGTACTTCTTATCAAGAAAACGGAAATAATGTCGATATTGATCAAGAGATGAGCGAACTCGCTAAAAACCAAATTCAGTATAATGCTTTGGTTGAAAGAATGAGCGGGAAGTTCAATTCTCTCAAAACAGTTTTGACAGGAGGTAAGTGA
- the codY gene encoding GTP-sensing pleiotropic transcriptional regulator CodY — protein sequence MALLQKTRIINSMLQAAAGKPVNFKEMAETLRDVIDSNIFVLSRRGKLLGYSINQQIENARMKKMLEDRQFPEEYTKSLFNIPETSSNLDINSEYTAFPIENRDLFQSGLTTIVPIIGGGDRLGTLILSRLQDRFTDDDLILAEYGATVVGMEILREKAEEIEEEARSKAVVQMAISSLSYSELEAIEHIFEELDGNEGLLVASKIADRVGITRSVIVNALRKLESAGVIESRSLGMKGTYIKVLNNKFLIELENLKSH from the coding sequence ATGGCGTTATTACAAAAAACAAGGATTATTAACTCAATGCTGCAAGCTGCAGCGGGGAAACCAGTTAATTTCAAAGAGATGGCGGAAACACTTAGAGATGTTATTGATTCAAACATATTTGTGTTAAGCAGAAGAGGGAAACTTCTCGGTTATTCAATCAATCAACAGATTGAAAATGCCCGTATGAAAAAAATGCTTGAAGACCGTCAATTCCCAGAAGAATACACAAAAAGCCTGTTTAATATTCCTGAAACGTCTTCTAATTTAGATATCAACAGTGAATATACGGCTTTCCCAATTGAGAACCGTGACTTATTCCAATCAGGTTTGACAACCATAGTGCCAATTATCGGGGGCGGAGATCGCTTAGGAACTTTAATTCTGTCTCGCCTGCAAGATCGGTTTACAGATGATGATTTAATTCTTGCTGAATACGGAGCAACGGTCGTTGGGATGGAAATTCTCCGTGAAAAGGCAGAAGAAATTGAAGAAGAAGCAAGAAGTAAAGCTGTAGTACAAATGGCGATTAGTTCTCTTTCATATAGTGAGCTTGAAGCGATTGAGCATATCTTTGAAGAACTTGATGGAAATGAAGGTCTGCTCGTTGCAAGTAAAATCGCTGACCGTGTAGGCATTACTCGTTCAGTGATCGTAAACGCTTTGCGTAAACTTGAAAGTGCGGGTGTTATCGAATCTCGTTCTCTCGGCATGAAAGGAACATACATTAAAGTGTTAAACAACAAATTTTTAATTGAACTTGAAAATTTAAAATCCCATTAA
- the hslU gene encoding HslU--HslV peptidase ATPase subunit, whose amino-acid sequence MEKKPFTPREIVEKLDQYIIGQLDAKKAVAVALRNRYRRSLLPDELKDEVVPKNILMIGPTGVGKTEIARRIARLSGAPFIKVEATKFTEVGYVGRDVESMVRDLVETAIRLVKEEKMSDVQEEAEKQANKRIVHLLVPSKKKSQSVKNPLEMLFGSSDTDDREREDSNEEVELETSRKRIAHQLAMGELEDHYVTIEVEEQQPSMFDMLQGSGMEQMGMNMQDALSNLMPKKKKRRKLTVREARKALTAEEASKLIDMDEVSQEAVQKAEQQGIIFIDEIDKIAKSGGASSADVSREGVQRDILPIVEGSTVMTKYGAVKTDHVLFVAAGAFHMAKPSDLIPELQGRFPIRVELDKLSIEDFVKILTEPDNALLKQYKALLETEGISLEFSDDAIHKIAEVAYHVNQETDNIGARRLHTILEKLLEELSFEAPDITMETVTITPQYVEEKLGKIANNKDLSQFIL is encoded by the coding sequence ATGGAGAAAAAGCCGTTCACCCCAAGAGAGATAGTTGAAAAGCTTGATCAATACATCATTGGTCAGCTTGATGCGAAAAAAGCAGTGGCGGTGGCTTTAAGAAACCGTTACAGAAGAAGTCTTTTACCTGATGAGCTAAAGGATGAAGTTGTTCCGAAAAACATTTTAATGATTGGACCAACAGGTGTAGGGAAAACCGAGATCGCTCGGAGAATTGCACGTCTTTCTGGTGCTCCTTTCATTAAAGTGGAAGCGACGAAGTTTACTGAAGTTGGTTATGTCGGCCGTGACGTAGAATCAATGGTGAGAGATTTAGTTGAGACAGCAATTAGACTCGTCAAAGAAGAGAAGATGAGCGATGTACAAGAAGAAGCAGAGAAACAAGCAAACAAGCGGATTGTTCATTTATTAGTGCCTAGTAAGAAAAAAAGCCAATCTGTGAAAAATCCTCTTGAAATGCTGTTTGGCAGCTCTGATACGGATGACCGTGAGCGAGAGGACTCAAATGAAGAAGTAGAACTTGAAACCTCAAGGAAACGTATTGCCCATCAGCTAGCAATGGGCGAGCTTGAAGATCACTATGTCACAATCGAAGTTGAAGAGCAGCAGCCTTCCATGTTTGATATGCTACAAGGCTCGGGTATGGAGCAAATGGGCATGAATATGCAAGATGCTCTCAGCAACCTCATGCCTAAAAAGAAAAAACGCAGAAAGCTGACAGTGAGAGAAGCAAGAAAAGCTTTAACTGCTGAGGAAGCTTCGAAGCTGATTGATATGGATGAAGTCAGTCAGGAAGCTGTCCAAAAGGCAGAACAGCAAGGCATTATCTTTATTGATGAAATCGATAAAATTGCCAAAAGCGGCGGCGCATCATCCGCAGATGTTTCTCGTGAAGGGGTTCAACGTGATATTTTACCGATTGTTGAAGGCTCGACAGTGATGACGAAATATGGAGCTGTGAAAACGGACCATGTTTTGTTTGTAGCTGCAGGTGCGTTTCATATGGCGAAGCCGTCAGATTTAATTCCAGAACTGCAAGGACGCTTTCCAATTCGTGTAGAATTAGATAAATTAAGTATAGAAGACTTTGTGAAAATCTTAACGGAACCAGATAACGCGTTATTAAAGCAATATAAAGCTTTACTTGAAACAGAAGGTATATCTCTTGAATTTTCTGACGATGCTATTCATAAGATTGCCGAAGTGGCTTATCACGTCAATCAGGAGACGGATAACATTGGTGCAAGAAGGCTTCATACAATACTTGAAAAGCTGCTTGAAGAGCTGTCATTTGAGGCACCTGATATTACAATGGAAACAGTCACCATTACCCCTCAGTATGTAGAAGAGAAGCTAGGAAAGATTGCAAATAACAAAGACTTAAGTCAATTTATACTTTAA
- the hslV gene encoding ATP-dependent protease subunit HslV, which yields MSSFHATTIFAVQHKGKSAMAGDGQVTFGQAVVMKHTAKKVRRLFGGKVLAGFAGSVADAFTLFEKFETKLEEYGGNLKRAAVELAKEWRSDKMLRQLEAMLIVMNKESILLVSGTGEVIEPDDGILAIGSGGNYALSAGRALKKHAGNHLSARDIAKAALETAGEICVYTNDQITLEELE from the coding sequence ATGTCATCATTTCATGCAACAACCATCTTTGCCGTTCAGCATAAAGGGAAAAGTGCAATGGCTGGCGACGGTCAAGTCACGTTCGGTCAGGCTGTCGTAATGAAACATACAGCAAAAAAAGTACGTCGTCTTTTCGGAGGTAAGGTGCTGGCAGGGTTTGCAGGATCAGTGGCAGATGCTTTTACACTCTTTGAAAAGTTTGAAACGAAGCTTGAAGAATATGGTGGTAATTTAAAAAGAGCGGCTGTCGAACTGGCAAAAGAATGGAGAAGCGACAAGATGCTTAGACAGCTTGAAGCCATGCTGATTGTGATGAACAAAGAAAGTATCCTACTTGTATCAGGTACTGGAGAAGTCATTGAGCCAGATGATGGCATTTTAGCGATCGGTTCAGGCGGCAATTATGCACTTAGCGCTGGGAGAGCACTTAAAAAACATGCAGGTAATCACCTCTCAGCCCGCGATATTGCGAAAGCTGCTCTTGAAACGGCAGGAGAAATCTGTGTCTACACGAACGATCAAATCACTTTAGAAGAGCTTGAATAG
- the xerC gene encoding tyrosine recombinase XerC, whose product MTNKQRLVHLFIEYLQIEKNYSALTISGYKEAIEEFVRFMNIQGINAFEEVSYQDTRIYLTEAYEKGLTRRTISKKVSALRSFYKFLVREQLVKENPFLLVSLPKQDKRIPSFLYEEELEELFAISDLSTPHGQRNQAILELLYATGMRVSELCSLKESDLDLTMDTVLVHGKGSKQRYVPFGSYAHEALITYLEDGRKKLLAKGKDRTEAQVFLNQRGAPLTDRGVRYILTELMKKASSTLHIHPHMLRHTFATHLLNEGADLRSVQELLGHSNLSSTQVYTHVSKDSLRKTYMSHHPRAFKRS is encoded by the coding sequence ATGACGAATAAACAGCGTCTTGTCCACTTATTCATTGAATATTTGCAAATTGAAAAAAACTATTCAGCTTTGACGATCTCAGGATATAAAGAAGCCATTGAAGAGTTTGTCAGATTTATGAACATTCAAGGAATAAACGCTTTTGAAGAGGTATCCTATCAAGATACGAGAATTTATTTAACAGAAGCTTATGAAAAAGGCCTTACAAGAAGAACGATTAGTAAGAAAGTCTCTGCACTTCGCAGCTTTTATAAATTTTTAGTAAGAGAACAGCTTGTGAAAGAAAATCCTTTTTTACTCGTTAGCTTACCAAAACAGGATAAGCGAATTCCTTCATTTTTGTATGAAGAGGAACTAGAAGAACTTTTTGCGATTTCTGATCTAAGTACACCACATGGGCAAAGAAATCAGGCCATTTTAGAACTTCTTTATGCAACTGGTATGAGGGTCAGTGAGTTATGTTCATTAAAAGAATCTGATCTTGATTTAACGATGGATACAGTGCTTGTTCATGGGAAAGGCAGCAAGCAGCGATATGTACCTTTCGGGTCATATGCACATGAAGCGCTCATCACTTATTTAGAGGATGGACGGAAGAAACTTTTGGCTAAGGGGAAAGACCGTACTGAGGCACAAGTGTTTTTGAATCAGCGCGGAGCACCTCTCACAGATAGAGGTGTTCGATACATCCTGACTGAATTAATGAAGAAGGCGTCAAGCACATTACATATCCATCCGCACATGTTAAGGCACACCTTTGCCACACACCTGTTGAACGAAGGGGCGGACTTGAGAAGTGTGCAAGAACTTCTCGGTCATTCAAATTTATCATCAACACAGGTGTACACGCATGTATCAAAGGATTCTTTAAGAAAGACGTACATGTCTCATCACCCTAGGGCCTTTAAACGATCATAA
- the trmFO gene encoding FADH(2)-oxidizing methylenetetrahydrofolate--tRNA-(uracil(54)-C(5))-methyltransferase TrmFO, whose amino-acid sequence MSQFVNVIGAGLAGSEAAWQMAKRGIKVHLYEMRPVKQTPAHHTDKFAELVCSNSLRANALTNAVGVLKEEMRHLDSAIIAAADESSVPAGGALAVDRHEFAANVTDRVKNHPNVTVFQEEVQSIPEGPTIIATGPLTSEALSKELKSLTGQEYLYFYDAAAPILEKDSIDMEKVYLKSRYDKGEAAYLNCPMTEEEFDRFYEALISAETVPLKEFEKEIFFEGCMPIEVMAKRGKKTMLFGPMKPVGLEDPKTGERPYAVVQLRQDDAAGTLYNIVGFQTHLKWGDQKEVFRLIPGLEQAEIVRYGVMHRNTFINSPSLLKPTYQFRNREDLFFAGQMTGVEGYVESAASGLVAGINAARLIKGEELITLPEETVIGSMAHYITSTNKKSFQPMNANFGLLKDLGVRIKNKQERYAEYAKRAIETIQTISKSL is encoded by the coding sequence ATGAGTCAATTTGTAAATGTGATCGGAGCAGGTTTAGCAGGAAGTGAAGCAGCATGGCAAATGGCCAAACGTGGCATCAAAGTCCATCTTTATGAAATGAGACCTGTGAAACAAACTCCTGCTCACCATACGGATAAATTTGCTGAGCTTGTATGCAGTAATTCACTTCGCGCCAACGCTTTAACAAATGCAGTTGGTGTTTTAAAGGAAGAAATGCGTCATCTAGATTCTGCCATCATTGCAGCAGCGGATGAAAGTTCTGTACCTGCTGGTGGTGCACTTGCAGTAGATCGTCATGAATTTGCAGCAAACGTCACAGATCGTGTCAAGAATCACCCGAATGTCACTGTTTTTCAAGAAGAAGTGCAGAGCATTCCAGAAGGTCCAACGATTATCGCAACAGGACCACTTACATCTGAAGCACTTTCAAAAGAATTAAAATCGCTAACAGGTCAAGAGTATCTATATTTCTACGATGCAGCGGCACCAATCTTGGAGAAAGATAGCATTGACATGGAGAAAGTGTATTTAAAGTCACGCTATGACAAAGGAGAAGCAGCTTATTTAAACTGTCCAATGACTGAAGAGGAATTCGACCGTTTCTATGAAGCATTAATTTCTGCAGAAACGGTGCCTTTAAAAGAGTTTGAAAAGGAAATCTTCTTTGAAGGCTGCATGCCAATTGAAGTTATGGCGAAAAGAGGAAAGAAAACGATGCTGTTTGGCCCGATGAAGCCAGTAGGGCTGGAAGATCCGAAAACAGGAGAAAGACCTTACGCTGTTGTTCAATTAAGACAGGATGATGCAGCAGGTACTTTATATAACATCGTCGGCTTTCAAACACATCTCAAGTGGGGCGATCAAAAAGAAGTGTTCCGTTTGATTCCTGGTCTTGAACAAGCAGAAATCGTTCGTTATGGTGTGATGCACCGTAATACATTTATTAACTCGCCAAGCCTTTTAAAACCAACTTATCAGTTCAGAAACAGAGAGGACCTATTTTTCGCAGGACAAATGACAGGCGTTGAAGGGTATGTAGAGTCTGCTGCATCAGGATTAGTTGCTGGTATTAATGCAGCCCGTTTAATCAAAGGAGAAGAACTTATCACACTTCCTGAGGAAACAGTCATTGGCAGCATGGCGCATTACATCACTTCAACAAACAAGAAAAGCTTCCAGCCGATGAATGCAAACTTTGGCTTGTTAAAAGATCTTGGCGTGAGAATCAAAAACAAACAAGAGCGGTATGCAGAGTACGCTAAGCGCGCAATCGAAACTATTCAAACTATTTCGAAATCTCTGTAG